In Chloroflexota bacterium, a single genomic region encodes these proteins:
- a CDS encoding carbohydrate ABC transporter permease, with translation MSRTNTSNPLLNTLIYTILIIFLLLTIAPFYWTVVSSLKEPAELFSPRPSLIPQKPILDNYFHLLKTTELSRWMLNSGVVAAGSTLLGIFFSSLAGYAFSKYRFAGRDFLFWVVLSSVSIPQLVTIIPMFALMARIGWLNTFQALIIPGAANAFGIFLMRQYIDSVPDELLDASRIDGCSEFQIYWQVILPVVRPALGALAIFLWLTSWNSYLWPLVMLHTSDMYTMPLGLATLYANPWNIEYGPLMAGSILSILPIMIIFIAMQKQFIVGLTQGAVKG, from the coding sequence GCCCCCTTCTATTGGACAGTCGTATCTTCGCTAAAAGAACCAGCGGAGCTCTTCTCACCACGGCCATCCCTGATTCCCCAAAAGCCAATCCTGGATAACTATTTTCACCTCCTCAAAACAACCGAGCTATCCAGATGGATGCTTAATAGCGGCGTAGTGGCTGCTGGCAGCACCCTCTTAGGCATCTTCTTCTCCTCTCTTGCTGGCTATGCCTTCTCCAAATATAGATTCGCTGGACGCGATTTCCTCTTCTGGGTCGTACTGAGCTCGGTGTCCATACCACAACTGGTAACTATCATCCCTATGTTCGCTCTCATGGCCCGAATCGGCTGGTTGAATACATTCCAGGCCCTGATTATCCCCGGCGCAGCCAACGCCTTCGGCATCTTCTTGATGCGGCAATATATCGACTCGGTCCCCGATGAGCTGCTTGATGCCAGTCGGATCGATGGCTGTTCCGAATTCCAGATCTATTGGCAGGTAATACTCCCCGTGGTCAGGCCAGCCTTGGGGGCTCTGGCCATCTTCCTCTGGTTAACCTCCTGGAATTCGTATCTTTGGCCGTTGGTGATGTTACATACTTCTGATATGTATACGATGCCCCTCGGTCTGGCTACCTTATATGCAAATCCGTGGAATATAGAGTATGGGCCGCTGATGGCTGGCTCCATTTTGTCTATCCTTCCTATCATGATTATCTTTATCGCTATGCAGAAACAATTCATCGTTGGATTAACACAGGGAGCAGTCAAAGGTTAA
- a CDS encoding C45 family peptidase: protein MKDVTPVLEASGSPYEIGYALGSQNKNLIPYLVEDNFANLHELFKRKSLTYLPHDKYLALANRYLPYAMEYAPDLVEELRGMAEATEMELSEIFAFNCLMDFEDLAYPMLADQLLFGCTVFGVTGKATTDGQSYIGENYDYRSIFKTAGMVMHLKPDEGPAALLWSMPGLLGCAGVNSAGIGVVINKLVPIDSRSGVPYTFIVRKILQQERIGDAIAAISGARRASGINYLLADATDQVLSLETTATNYEPLYPTKGIIAHTNHYLTPILRGYERFRLPYSHDSLFRYNRMQNLLEDKVGNITMEDLKTFTKDHVNYPFSICRHEGEHVEEPLLTETIASLIIDPSMPSLVVTAGNPCEREYQAFSLGRR from the coding sequence ATGAAAGATGTCACACCCGTGCTCGAGGCCAGTGGTTCACCTTACGAGATAGGATATGCGCTTGGTTCGCAGAATAAAAATCTCATTCCCTACTTGGTTGAAGATAACTTTGCCAACCTTCATGAGCTATTCAAACGAAAGAGTCTAACGTACCTACCTCACGATAAGTATTTGGCTCTAGCCAACAGATACCTACCGTATGCCATGGAGTATGCCCCAGACCTTGTTGAGGAGCTGCGCGGTATGGCTGAGGCGACCGAGATGGAGCTATCGGAGATATTCGCCTTCAATTGTCTTATGGACTTCGAAGACCTCGCCTATCCAATGTTGGCTGACCAGCTCCTCTTTGGCTGTACCGTCTTCGGTGTCACTGGCAAGGCTACTACTGACGGCCAATCTTATATTGGGGAGAACTATGATTATCGGTCCATCTTCAAGACTGCTGGGATGGTGATGCATTTGAAGCCAGATGAAGGACCAGCGGCGTTATTATGGTCAATGCCGGGGTTGTTGGGCTGCGCCGGCGTCAACTCTGCCGGGATAGGGGTGGTGATCAATAAGCTGGTACCGATCGACTCCCGATCAGGGGTTCCTTATACCTTCATAGTAAGAAAGATTCTTCAGCAAGAACGCATCGGTGATGCCATAGCGGCCATCAGCGGTGCTAGGCGAGCGTCGGGGATAAACTACTTATTGGCCGATGCCACCGACCAGGTTCTGAGCCTGGAGACGACGGCCACCAACTACGAGCCGTTGTATCCTACTAAAGGTATCATCGCTCATACAAACCATTACCTCACTCCCATCCTGAGGGGATATGAGCGTTTTCGCCTTCCCTATTCCCACGATAGCCTCTTCCGCTACAACCGCATGCAGAATTTGCTGGAAGATAAGGTTGGGAACATCACGATGGAGGATCTTAAAACATTCACTAAGGATCATGTCAATTATCCTTTCTCTATCTGCCGCCATGAGGGGGAGCACGTGGAGGAGCCACTCTTGACCGAAACCATAGCCTCACTAATCATCGACCCATCTATGCCAAGCCTGGTCGTGACGGCTGGTAACCCGTGTGAACGGGAATATCAGGCCTTTTCGCTAGGAAGGAGGTAA
- a CDS encoding sugar ABC transporter substrate-binding protein, with protein MKKMIFLATILALVLLPVLEMGCAPAAPATPTPTKPAVAPTVAIASPTPVPPAPVTIRWGIYEDPGRRKAAEAQVAVFKQKHPNIDVKIEAAPFAQYYDKLSAQIVAGTVYDVFMMSGANFQNIAPKGVFEELGPYLQKAGINLSDYTIEKENSEYQGKIYAVPYELDIQALYYNKDLFDKAGVKYPDDTWTWQALLEAAQKLTVDANGKHPTDPGFDAKNVAQWGFYSENLYPSYVSFIAQNGGAVLSEDRTKCTLTSPEAVEAIQFMQDLIYKYKVSPGPGQLPAGVNPFHTGKIAMRIDGSYSVNPALGITAFKWDLAPLPKGKKRAVAYWTQAIVMYNKTPNKEAAWTFINFLLSDDGQKAMGKTKMSTPSKKAIALSPDYLTGPPNNLRVFVDSYAYGRSLQFTAQWFQIMAGGTSVIAKEFDLVWLNQTTPKEACAKASEKIDKILAGQ; from the coding sequence ATGAAAAAGATGATTTTCCTAGCAACAATTTTGGCACTGGTGCTATTGCCTGTTTTAGAGATGGGCTGTGCTCCGGCGGCGCCAGCGACGCCGACACCTACCAAACCAGCCGTCGCCCCAACGGTGGCCATAGCTTCCCCCACGCCAGTGCCACCGGCGCCGGTCACCATCCGGTGGGGAATTTATGAGGACCCCGGGCGGCGAAAAGCGGCTGAAGCCCAGGTAGCTGTCTTCAAGCAAAAGCATCCCAACATTGACGTCAAGATCGAAGCGGCGCCCTTTGCGCAGTACTACGATAAGCTGAGCGCTCAGATCGTCGCTGGTACAGTCTACGACGTCTTCATGATGAGCGGGGCAAACTTCCAGAATATCGCCCCCAAGGGGGTCTTTGAGGAATTGGGGCCCTATCTCCAGAAGGCCGGCATCAACCTGAGCGACTATACCATCGAGAAGGAGAACTCAGAGTATCAGGGCAAGATCTATGCCGTGCCTTACGAGTTGGATATTCAGGCCCTCTATTACAACAAGGACCTCTTCGACAAGGCAGGGGTGAAATATCCAGATGATACCTGGACCTGGCAAGCGCTCCTGGAGGCAGCCCAAAAGCTGACTGTTGATGCCAATGGCAAACACCCCACCGATCCTGGCTTCGATGCGAAAAACGTGGCTCAATGGGGGTTTTACTCGGAGAACCTTTATCCATCCTACGTCTCCTTCATCGCTCAAAACGGGGGGGCGGTTCTCAGTGAGGATAGGACCAAGTGCACCCTGACCTCGCCGGAGGCGGTGGAGGCCATCCAGTTCATGCAAGATTTGATCTACAAGTATAAGGTCTCGCCTGGACCAGGACAGCTGCCGGCTGGGGTAAATCCATTCCACACCGGCAAGATAGCCATGCGCATCGATGGTTCCTATTCGGTGAATCCAGCCCTGGGCATCACAGCCTTCAAGTGGGACCTAGCCCCACTACCCAAGGGCAAGAAGAGAGCAGTAGCCTACTGGACGCAAGCCATCGTGATGTACAATAAGACGCCGAACAAGGAAGCCGCTTGGACCTTCATCAACTTCCTGCTCAGCGATGATGGACAGAAGGCCATGGGCAAGACGAAGATGTCCACGCCATCCAAAAAGGCCATCGCCCTCAGCCCAGATTACCTGACTGGACCACCAAATAATTTACGGGTCTTCGTCGATTCCTACGCCTACGGGCGAAGCCTGCAATTCACGGCCCAGTGGTTCCAGATCATGGCCGGGGGTACTTCGGTCATCGCCAAGGAATTTGATCTGGTCTGGCTGAACCAGACGACTCCTAAGGAGGCATGCGCCAAGGCCAGCGAGAAGATCGACAAGATTCTGGCCGGTCAATGA
- a CDS encoding sugar ABC transporter permease — MERTVEISESWLGRALKAIRSPKMANAGWTLFFLLPYLIGLVVFVAGPIIAAFAISFTRWDILTAPIFIGLKNYQNLIQDELFWQSLYNTLYYIVLIVPAEILLAFFLALAINRSLGGITVYRAVLFMPFVLSLASIGLLWAWLYSPDFGLINYALKSLHLPTLTWLANTTWAMPAIVLTSVWRNAGYYMVIFLAGLQGIPGELYEAANLDGAGPLKRLWHVTIPLLSPTTFFILVIAVIWAFHVFDLTYIMTRGGPSNATYTMVYFIYESGFRWYKMGYASALAFILFAVTMVITIVQFVVQRRWVYYQ, encoded by the coding sequence ATGGAAAGAACAGTTGAAATTTCTGAGAGCTGGTTGGGACGAGCCCTAAAGGCCATACGCAGTCCAAAAATGGCCAACGCTGGATGGACCTTGTTCTTCCTGCTCCCTTACTTGATCGGGTTGGTCGTCTTCGTCGCCGGCCCAATCATTGCCGCCTTCGCGATCAGCTTCACTAGATGGGATATACTCACCGCACCCATTTTCATTGGCTTAAAGAACTACCAAAACCTGATCCAGGATGAACTATTCTGGCAATCCCTATATAACACCCTCTACTATATCGTTCTCATCGTTCCAGCGGAGATTCTGTTAGCCTTCTTCCTCGCCCTGGCCATCAACCGTAGTCTGGGGGGAATCACGGTCTACCGCGCTGTTTTGTTCATGCCCTTTGTGCTCTCCTTGGCCTCCATTGGCTTGCTCTGGGCCTGGCTCTACAGTCCAGATTTCGGATTGATCAATTACGCTCTTAAATCCCTTCATCTACCCACCCTCACCTGGCTGGCCAATACAACCTGGGCTATGCCAGCTATAGTGCTCACCTCCGTTTGGCGCAATGCCGGATACTACATGGTCATCTTCTTGGCTGGTCTACAGGGCATCCCTGGGGAGCTGTATGAGGCAGCCAACCTGGATGGAGCGGGACCCTTGAAGAGACTATGGCACGTGACCATCCCTCTTCTCTCACCCACTACGTTTTTCATCCTGGTTATCGCCGTGATCTGGGCCTTTCACGTATTCGACCTAACCTACATCATGACCCGTGGTGGCCCCAGTAATGCTACCTACACTATGGTTTACTTCATCTACGAAAGTGGCTTCCGTTGGTACAAGATGGGCTACGCTTCTGCCCTGGCCTTCATCCTCTTCGCCGTGACCATGGTCATTACTATTGTGCAATTCGTTGTCCAAAGGAGGTGGGTCTATTACCAATGA
- a CDS encoding carbohydrate ABC transporter permease translates to MKTITVSRQAPPTYRTFLRVLSIYLLLTVIAIIFLSPIFWMLKTALTRTGDLFLMPIRIIPNPMVFTNFQTIWHNYPFPRFYLNSFQVAILATIGQLLSCSFTAFALTNLKFPGRNLLLIIILGTMMIPFQVIMVPLFILMSKLGWLDTLLPLWVPPFFGGITGAFGIFLLRQAFLAVPRELIEAAAIDGGNLFDLYWRICLPLAKPHLAVLGVFAFMTSWNDFLGPIIFITHTDTMTVTGGLSFFQAQWHVYWSELMAGTFLAMIPTLIIYIFSQRFFIETIATTGLKG, encoded by the coding sequence ATGAAAACGATTACTGTATCGAGACAAGCTCCACCTACATACCGTACCTTCTTAAGAGTATTGTCCATTTATTTGCTGCTCACAGTCATAGCCATCATCTTCCTGTCACCCATCTTCTGGATGCTCAAGACGGCCTTGACCAGGACCGGTGATCTTTTTCTGATGCCCATTAGAATCATTCCTAATCCAATGGTCTTCACCAACTTCCAGACCATCTGGCACAATTACCCCTTCCCCCGCTTCTACCTCAACAGCTTTCAGGTAGCCATCCTGGCCACCATTGGACAACTGTTGTCTTGCTCCTTTACGGCGTTTGCCCTGACAAACCTGAAGTTCCCTGGCCGCAACCTGCTACTGATAATCATACTAGGCACCATGATGATCCCCTTCCAAGTGATTATGGTGCCCCTTTTCATCTTGATGAGCAAGCTAGGTTGGCTGGATACGTTACTCCCTCTCTGGGTACCACCGTTCTTCGGAGGGATCACCGGTGCCTTTGGCATCTTTCTCCTGCGCCAGGCCTTCCTCGCCGTTCCCAGAGAACTAATCGAGGCCGCCGCTATCGATGGCGGTAACCTCTTCGACCTCTATTGGCGTATCTGTCTGCCCTTAGCCAAGCCACACCTCGCTGTCCTCGGTGTCTTCGCTTTTATGACCTCATGGAACGACTTTTTGGGGCCCATAATCTTCATCACCCACACGGATACGATGACTGTAACGGGTGGATTGAGCTTTTTCCAGGCCCAGTGGCACGTCTACTGGAGTGAGCTGATGGCTGGCACTTTCCTGGCTATGATCCCCACCCTAATAATCTATATCTTCTCTCAACGCTTCTTTATTGAGACGATCGCCACCACCGGATTAAAGGGCTAG
- a CDS encoding beta-lactamase family protein yields the protein MNKGVAEGAFPGAVTLVMRYGVVALYEALGEAMTTPERRPMRRDSIFDLASLTKAVATATAIMSLVEQGHLRLNDPIESFLPQFRGPWKSEVTIWHLLTHTSGLPLKPELHHDYPEPAQLRSAIYNMPLLAPPGQAFNYTCLGFHLLADVVERVSAVTLDTFLHNNVFGPLKMEDTGFRPPAEKRERIVATEHCRWRGQVMWGTVHDENCDVLGGVSGNAGLFSTAWDLAIFAQMMLNQGEYAGRRILSPLTVQAMFKNHTPQLNASRGLGWALQMPEFGDLLGPLSIGHTGFTGTSLCLCPSLDLAVILLTNRVHPSRENNKIDCLRPLFHNAIAGAVRA from the coding sequence TTGAATAAAGGGGTAGCCGAGGGGGCCTTTCCTGGGGCTGTCACCCTGGTCATGCGCTATGGGGTGGTGGCCCTATATGAGGCCTTAGGGGAAGCTATGACCACTCCTGAGCGACGTCCTATGCGCCGGGATTCCATCTTCGATCTGGCCTCGCTGACTAAAGCCGTAGCCACGGCCACGGCGATCATGTCTCTGGTGGAGCAGGGACACCTGCGCTTGAATGATCCCATCGAGTCCTTCCTGCCCCAGTTCCGCGGTCCTTGGAAAAGCGAAGTCACGATTTGGCATCTGCTCACGCATACCTCCGGATTACCCCTCAAGCCGGAACTACATCACGATTATCCGGAACCAGCACAATTACGCTCTGCTATCTACAATATGCCCCTGCTGGCACCACCCGGACAGGCCTTCAACTACACATGCTTGGGTTTTCACCTATTAGCCGATGTGGTAGAGAGGGTCTCCGCGGTCACTTTAGATACATTCTTGCACAATAACGTCTTCGGCCCCTTAAAGATGGAGGATACCGGATTTCGACCCCCAGCGGAGAAACGGGAACGCATCGTAGCTACCGAACACTGCCGCTGGCGAGGCCAGGTGATGTGGGGAACTGTTCACGACGAAAACTGCGACGTCTTGGGCGGTGTATCAGGCAACGCTGGCTTATTCTCCACCGCCTGGGACCTGGCCATCTTCGCCCAAATGATGCTCAATCAAGGCGAGTACGCTGGGAGACGCATACTTAGCCCTCTCACCGTCCAAGCGATGTTCAAGAATCATACGCCTCAGCTGAACGCATCACGTGGGCTGGGATGGGCCCTCCAGATGCCAGAATTTGGTGATCTCCTAGGGCCGCTCTCCATTGGACATACCGGCTTCACAGGCACATCATTGTGCCTGTGTCCAAGCCTGGATTTAGCTGTGATCCTCCTCACCAATCGCGTCCATCCATCCAGAGAGAATAATAAGATTGACTGCCTAAGGCCCCTTTTCCACAACGCCATCGCCGGCGCGGTGAGGGCCTAG
- a CDS encoding DUF4367 domain-containing protein encodes MVSLLFRSADWRQGLLIHEIITTSADPPPTVPEPVTILERTTITINGQEGTLLTGKGDDGTPCNQLRWRAADRYLILTTIYPPEELLKVARSMPH; translated from the coding sequence ATGGTCTCGCTGCTTTTCCGCTCCGCCGACTGGCGCCAGGGGCTACTGATCCACGAGATAATCACCACAAGCGCCGATCCGCCTCCAACCGTGCCTGAACCGGTCACAATTTTAGAGAGGACCACCATAACCATCAATGGTCAAGAGGGTACACTTCTCACAGGCAAGGGGGACGACGGTACGCCATGTAATCAGCTACGTTGGAGAGCCGCTGATAGGTATCTGATCCTGACCACGATCTATCCCCCAGAGGAGCTATTGAAGGTAGCCAGAAGTATGCCGCATTAA
- a CDS encoding glycosyltransferase family 4 protein, which translates to MRVLMISKALIVGAYQKKAEELARMADVQLSVVVPPYWRDGRQRTYLERAHLVGYELIVEKILFNGHFHLHFYPGLKRHFQRLQPDIVHIEEEPYNLATWHALRLAKRRGARSLFFTWQNIYRRLPFPFNLFEHYNYSQADYAIAGNEAAKDVLRRKGFGKPIAVIPQFGVDPSLYEREGLELTCRPADQQGRPFIIGYIGRIVPQKGLLSLLRAAVGLAGQWQLILIGEGDFRARLEKETAELGITDRLIFKGPVPSVEVPRYLTGFDVLVLPSLTTPSWKEQFGRVLIEAMACEVPVIGSDSGEIPNVIGDAGLIFPEGDVERLRSCLRRVREDDVLRGRLARLGRQRVLDHYTQARIAQETYRVYAEMLA; encoded by the coding sequence ATGCGTGTCTTGATGATCTCTAAGGCCCTGATCGTTGGTGCCTATCAGAAGAAGGCGGAGGAGCTGGCCAGGATGGCAGATGTGCAGCTCAGCGTCGTCGTCCCTCCCTACTGGAGGGATGGTCGCCAGCGAACTTATCTGGAACGGGCCCACCTGGTCGGATACGAGCTGATTGTGGAGAAGATCCTCTTCAATGGGCATTTTCATCTGCATTTCTATCCCGGATTGAAGCGTCATTTTCAGCGTCTTCAGCCGGACATCGTTCATATTGAAGAGGAACCATATAATCTGGCCACCTGGCATGCGCTGCGCCTCGCTAAGAGGAGGGGAGCCAGGTCACTCTTTTTCACCTGGCAAAACATTTATCGCCGGCTTCCCTTCCCCTTCAACCTCTTCGAACACTATAACTATAGTCAGGCCGATTATGCTATTGCCGGAAACGAGGCTGCCAAAGATGTCCTGCGCCGCAAAGGATTCGGCAAACCCATCGCTGTGATTCCTCAATTTGGCGTTGATCCCTCTCTATACGAGCGAGAAGGCCTGGAGCTCACCTGTAGGCCAGCGGATCAACAAGGACGGCCATTTATAATCGGATATATCGGCCGCATCGTTCCTCAGAAGGGGCTTCTTTCGCTTCTGCGGGCGGCGGTCGGATTGGCCGGTCAGTGGCAACTGATCCTTATAGGCGAAGGTGACTTTCGAGCGCGGTTGGAGAAGGAAACGGCTGAATTGGGCATCACTGATCGCCTGATCTTCAAGGGGCCTGTGCCTTCAGTTGAGGTACCTCGCTACCTGACTGGATTTGATGTCTTAGTCCTGCCATCTCTGACGACGCCCAGTTGGAAGGAGCAGTTCGGACGGGTGCTTATTGAGGCGATGGCTTGTGAGGTGCCGGTGATTGGTTCTGATTCGGGGGAAATCCCTAACGTCATCGGAGACGCCGGCTTGATCTTCCCTGAGGGCGACGTGGAACGGCTGCGCTCTTGCCTGCGGCGCGTAAGGGAGGATGACGTCCTGCGCGGCCGCCTGGCCAGGCTGGGGCGTCAGCGTGTGCTTGACCATTACACTCAGGCCAGGATAGCGCAGGAGACCTACCGTGTCTACGCTGAGATGTTAGCCTGA
- a CDS encoding 6-phosphofructokinase translates to MTITPKGNLLVGQSGGCTTVMNASLVGVIHEALKHKLISGIYGTLHGVLGILNGELVDLQAENPSTIEGLRLTPAAALGSCRYRLQPADTAKVLQTLNDYSVRYFIYIGGNDSADTAHKIAQLAQQSGYDLRVIHVPKTIDNDLPLTDHCPGYGSAARFLAIATQEAGRDTEAMARSDPIKFIEVMGRNAGWLAGACALGKRTDEDAPHLIYFPERPLASNKLLTDLEMVYRRLGYAVVIVPETLRDEKGQPLGTVSETRLKDAFGHPYIVGVASRLCRLVTDELGLCARWDKPGTIQRMSMTCVSSIDLEEAYLTGQMAVRYALEGHTDRMVTLMREPGPAYCCTTALADLAEVANSERPLPDAYLNAEENFVTSAFVAYAQPLLGSPLPQYVRLRKFCLPRLTD, encoded by the coding sequence ATGACGATCACCCCGAAAGGCAACCTGCTTGTCGGCCAATCCGGTGGCTGTACGACCGTCATGAATGCCAGCCTGGTTGGCGTCATCCACGAGGCGCTTAAGCACAAACTGATCAGTGGGATCTATGGCACCTTACACGGTGTGCTGGGAATATTAAATGGAGAACTCGTAGATTTGCAAGCCGAAAATCCCTCCACTATTGAAGGGCTACGCCTGACCCCGGCCGCTGCCCTCGGCTCCTGTCGCTATCGCTTGCAGCCCGCTGACACGGCCAAAGTCCTCCAAACGCTCAACGATTATAGTGTCAGGTATTTTATTTATATAGGCGGAAACGATTCCGCCGATACAGCCCACAAAATAGCCCAACTGGCTCAGCAATCGGGATATGACCTGAGAGTCATCCACGTGCCCAAGACTATCGATAACGACCTACCCCTGACCGACCACTGCCCCGGATATGGCAGTGCTGCTCGCTTTCTGGCGATAGCCACCCAGGAGGCCGGACGGGATACGGAGGCTATGGCCAGGTCTGATCCGATCAAATTCATCGAGGTTATGGGCCGCAATGCTGGTTGGTTAGCAGGTGCCTGCGCCCTGGGCAAGCGTACCGACGAGGATGCGCCCCACCTCATCTATTTTCCAGAGCGCCCTCTGGCCAGCAATAAATTGCTGACTGATCTGGAGATGGTTTACCGTCGCCTCGGCTATGCCGTAGTCATCGTTCCAGAGACGCTGCGGGATGAGAAAGGACAGCCGTTGGGCACCGTATCGGAGACACGGCTGAAGGACGCTTTTGGTCATCCCTATATTGTGGGAGTAGCCAGCCGTCTTTGCCGCTTGGTCACCGATGAGCTCGGCCTATGTGCTCGTTGGGATAAGCCAGGTACCATCCAAAGGATGTCTATGACTTGCGTTTCCTCAATAGACCTGGAAGAGGCCTATCTGACGGGCCAGATGGCCGTTCGCTACGCCCTGGAAGGACACACCGACCGTATGGTGACATTGATGAGAGAGCCAGGCCCTGCTTACTGCTGCACGACCGCTTTGGCTGATCTGGCAGAGGTGGCTAACAGCGAGAGACCTCTGCCGGATGCCTACCTCAACGCAGAGGAGAATTTCGTCACCTCAGCCTTCGTCGCCTATGCTCAACCTCTACTCGGTAGCCCCTTGCCTCAATATGTAAGGTTAAGGAAGTTCTGCCTCCCTAGACTGACCGACTGA
- a CDS encoding nitrilase family protein, with translation MSTYPMERIRGQEASLRLAVVQMEVSLGEKAVNIQKTLQFIDDAAAHGVNLIVFPELCNTGYVFNSRQELAALAEPIPEGETVQAWWAKAADKNIYIVAGIAERQGASYYNSAVLVGPQGCLGLYRKAHLFDEEKLFFEPGDLGFPVFNLPFGNVGMLICYDIRFAEPPRILMLQGADLICAPTNWVALPPNVHPWDEHGYCLANYITIAQAAINQVFVACADRVGSERGIRFLGASIIAGQSGWPLAGPASPDKEELLYAEVNLSDARRAKIINSLNDTLRDRRIDLYDRMLGYTLHKPFPF, from the coding sequence ATGAGTACGTATCCAATGGAGCGGATACGGGGACAGGAAGCCTCCCTACGTTTGGCTGTTGTCCAAATGGAGGTGAGCTTAGGAGAAAAGGCGGTCAATATCCAAAAGACGTTGCAGTTCATCGATGACGCAGCGGCGCATGGTGTCAACCTCATCGTTTTTCCTGAGCTGTGCAATACCGGCTATGTTTTCAACAGCCGCCAGGAGTTGGCGGCCCTGGCCGAGCCTATACCCGAAGGGGAAACGGTGCAGGCGTGGTGGGCTAAGGCAGCGGACAAGAACATCTATATAGTGGCGGGCATAGCCGAGCGACAGGGGGCAAGCTATTATAACTCTGCTGTCCTAGTCGGTCCTCAGGGCTGTCTTGGGCTTTATCGTAAGGCTCACCTTTTCGACGAGGAGAAGCTGTTCTTCGAGCCTGGCGACCTTGGATTCCCTGTATTCAATCTTCCTTTTGGTAACGTCGGGATGCTTATTTGCTACGATATACGCTTTGCCGAACCGCCACGTATCTTGATGTTACAGGGAGCTGATCTCATCTGTGCACCAACCAACTGGGTGGCCCTGCCGCCCAATGTTCATCCTTGGGATGAGCATGGCTATTGTCTGGCGAACTATATCACCATCGCCCAGGCCGCTATCAATCAGGTCTTTGTGGCCTGCGCCGACAGGGTCGGTAGCGAAAGGGGGATACGATTTCTGGGGGCGAGCATCATCGCTGGTCAGAGCGGCTGGCCGCTGGCCGGCCCGGCCAGCCCTGACAAAGAAGAGCTACTCTACGCTGAGGTCAACCTCAGCGATGCCCGTCGGGCAAAGATCATAAATTCACTTAACGATACCTTAAGGGATAGACGCATAGATCTCTATGACCGTATGCTCGGCTATACCTTGCACAAGCCCTTTCCCTTCTGA